AGTCCTGCCACAAttaaaatagaacattttaaaatcaaaccaTATATGGCACTTTAATTACAGGATGCAATAAAACAGAGGTGGTCATAATGTTTGATATTGCTCAACCACATACCTTTGTCAAATCGCCCGGTCTTTAGTCCATGTAGAAGCTCAAGCAAAGGACAGATAAACCTCCGCAAATCTGCACACTGAGAAAATATGAAGAGAGATTAGCTCCACTACTACGACTGATCAGCTATTTGGTTGACAAAAATACGGAAACAAAGACATTGGAATAATTTCCAGGACGCTCACTTTCTGAGCGAAGGCCAGGTCCCCTTGTGTCGCTGAAGATGAGCCTAACTTGGCAGCTGCAGGCGAAGAGGCTGGGGCGAGATGCTTAGTTTCATCAGGGCAGCGCTCAGGCTGGTCGCTCTCAGACCTCGAGTGCAGCTGATCTGAATGAGCTGGGAAAGCAAGGTAATTTCCAGAGAGTGTGATCTCTTCATCCCCTGAGAGGGACTTTGTTATTCcactgtctccttctccctctgagAAGACGTCTGCTTCATCCTCAGTCTGCTCACTCTCACTGAAGAGAAAGCTCGAGGTGGAGGTTAGCGAGTCATAAGATGGCCATTTGGAAGAACTGCCCAAGGAATTCATCTGTGGAGATAGAAAGATAATAATGTCAAAACAACTTTTGGTATTGGGCAAAATCAACAGGTAGGGGTTACAGTATTACATTATCACTAAACTTCATACTGAAGAAAATCTGTTGATGTTGATGACATTTCAGTCCCCATGGTGACTATTCTGTTGAATATTTGGTAGAATGTGGTACTGGCAAAATGAAAGGTCACTATACTTTTGTGCAAATATTATGAATTTTTAGAATATTTTGAGATATATTACTCATATACAAGAATTCAAGTTTAGAATTTGTGTAATAGACAAGGAAAATACAAGCTATAATCACTGCAAAAACATCTGTTCATTACACAGTAAAGGGTGTATATAAACCTTGTTATTCATATCGCAATCCGGATATCCAGAAAAATAACCCAATCACAAGCCTTTTGTAAGTATCATGCCGTACAAATTTGAAATGGTATTAGTTACCAAGAGTTTTGTTAGATTATCACATAGGAAGAAAGCACACAAAGGACCTAAACGACTGTGAAATCAACTCCACCATGAATCGCTGGTATTTCCTCAAAGAAagacacgtgtgtgtgcacgtacTCAGTGCTCCAGCATTAACTTGTCATCTGAGGACAGATGTTTACGTCGACTGATTACCTCGTCTCACCTCAACagcaataacaaacatttacacttCTGTGTAGTGGCGGGGTGTAGTATGTCTGCTTTacattaaatgtcttgttttcagcATGTTTGGCATGACTGAACAATTTATACAGCCATgactacatttgttttatgttttaattctAACTTGCTTTCCAGTTACACAATATCGTTgcgaaaaacagaaaacatgcatAACAAACATAACGTATGACGGTTTAATCCTTAACTATTAAGATTAATAGATTAATATTCGAAGTCATGACCAAAAGTTGCTACTTATCAAATGTAACGTCGCACAACAAAGTATAGGCCTACGTCGAGTCTTAAAAACTGCGAATATTATCTCGAAAAGTGGCTGCTAATGAATAGACTCTGAAAAACAACCTACgtttaataaaaacaggaagttCGCAGGAGACTGTTCTTACCTTCGAGCAGAACTGGATTCACAAAATCGGTAAAAACCAGACGCGTGAGAGGGCACGTTACGCTCCTTGAACAAGTTCAACAATTTCGATTCTTACAGAAGTAACCTCAACAAAGTGAAAGCTATCTTTGGGcgcatatatagatatatatatatctatatatatatgtaaatgaaCAGCGGTTACGCTTGTTATCCAGTTTACTCTCAGTCAGGCCTAAgctgcttcttctctctgccCGTGTTTCGTTCACTTTGTCAGATTTCCAACCTGTTCGAAATCCACGGAGCACAACACAGCGGACGCTACACGTGCAGGGTAGGTAGAGAGCAGCGATTGGCTGAAGGGCGTTCACTCTTTTCCCTCATTGGCTCAGAGGTCTGACCAATCAGTAGCCTTCGCAGCACCGGTTGGCTTGTATATCCGTAGATCTCACCGCACCTCTCACTGCAGCACGTGTGGGTGGTGTGGCTGCTGGAGAAAACGAGACTAACAGCCAGCACGCGGCAGACACAGCATGTGCTTGAAATTTTGGTATGCATTGCAAATCAGGTCACATTTGGCCTTAACAGTTTAGTTACAATACTTAtgggaaaaataataaatgaattacaTGTCAGGCTGCTGGaagtatttatttcataaatccCACTCCTCTTTcaattttgttatgttttttgttaGTATAAAGCGGTTATCCTTGTTTTAGCAGTTTGGCTgtttactgtgtatgtatgaAAAACCTTGGCCATTAAAGCTGATTCTGAGTATGTTTGTGTTAACCTTAATGTAAAGTTGTCCTCTATTTCTCAAAAAAAGGAGACAGGCTATATGTGTAAACATACAGATACTGCATTAAAAATTGACACAGTATAAAACAGTTGTAGCGGTCAACAATCAGCGGTCAGATTTATCTGTACAATTTAACAATACTTAAATATATGGCCATCCTTCTAGTACACATTCTCCAAAATTATCATAAAAGTCATGTCATTTTGATAAAGTGCATCTGTTAGGTTTAACAGTTATGGGCATTTATAATACACTTATAAGGAATAGTGTGCACCTTCAGCAAATTGAGCCAAATgagactttgtttttgtttgtgccgAAGAAGCTGCAGAGAAGACTATGAGATTATGAGATGTGGCATCATAGGCCTATTAGAGCCAGACACAGAACACTTGGGACACAGTCTTACGCAGTTACATAATACAATTGCTATATACTGAAGAGTGAATCACTTATTTTGTTGCATGCACAATTAGGTTACCATTACCTGCAGGAGGCTGTGGCAATTACTTGATTAGCTGTTTACAAAGCTGCTTACAACCAAAAGGCAAATATTTGTTATGATCATGATAATAATTATGAATgataatttgttttattagtttAGGGAACAAGTAAGAGGTACTGACGAGGCTGTCAAACATCTGTGGAGAGTggcaagaaacacatttatagttCAAACAATACTGTTGAATTTTCATTGCTAGTTTTGACAAAATGACTTAATTAAAGTTGAACAGGACTCCCAAGAGCCCGTTGAGTTTCCAAGTCTTACTGGGTCACCATGCATATCAGCAGATTAGTGATCTTCTTTTTATTGtacattgtttgtcatttttgccAGGAGCTCTATGAAAATGAGCTTGATGCATGCTCCTGATTTATGAATCAGGACATTCAGTTCTAGATCTTTTTGATCGCAAAAGAGATATGGTATAGATACGATCACCACGCAAACAGCATTAGACAATACTGTGTCAGGTGGTTGAGAATCCACACAAACAATAGTGGCAAATACTAACAGCTCTTTATGCAGAAGTGTGAAAATCTGAAGGCTGGTTCtatcatttcttcttctgttagaAAGCTTTTGATGTGGGTATTTTGATGCAAAATAAAGTACAAGCAAGCTCAGTTGATATTGTTTTAGATAATATCTGTAAGAGAATAATTCTAAGCTAGTTATTATCAAGCCTTGGAGCATATGGCATATATCCCTTTACTTTTTGCAGTGGTACTTAGTACTTAGTTTGTCTAAATGTACCAAATGTAACAATATGTATAGGGAAGACAGAACTGTGGCCCAGGTTCTAACCAGGTGTGATCAGGTTAAGTTGACAGGTGgcttaataaatgaatatttaaagcAGTCACATGTTTGTACACTGTGGTTGTTGTTTGTCATTGATAAGGAAGTGGCAGTGTATTTTTTAATGTGCATCTTGGGAAGGTGCCAGCAAAAACATTTGCACGTGTCACAATCATATTACTGAACATTGACACTGACTGCAcaacaaatgtacagtatattacatacagtagacgGCTCAAGTGAAGCAGATTTCAAACCTTGTGTGCCCTCTTTACTGATAAAAACCTCCTGACGACACTTATATTAACAGACAGAATGAACTATTTAATTACAGATGTGCGCAGCCAATGTGTTTCACTTACGGGAGTTTGTGGGAGGTGGCCAACATAAATCAATTCACGCCACACTGTGCAGTAGTGACCTTGAATTAATTAACAgtgatgctgatgctgctgaCCTGAGACTACATTCCCACAAAAGCGTCCCCCGCATTGTTTGAGTTTTCTGCAGCAAATGAGGTCAGATCTAGGTACTTAAGTACATAGCTTTTATTTAGTAACATCGATAAGTCAATCAACAGAGAAacaatcggcaactattttgataatcgattaatctttaaagtaatttttaaatatggagatttcctgcgtttctgttttatataattaaattgaatatcGTTGGGGTTTTGTACTAATAAAACAAGGAACGATTATCAAGAAATACTTGTcagattaatctataatgaaaataactgttGGTTGTTGCCTTACTTATGTGGGCAAAATATCGATTAATGCCGTATACTTGACAAAAGTAGATACCCAACTTAAGATTTTAGGAAATGTCACATATTTATTAGCTTTTTTATTAGCAAGATTGTGTGGGAAGATTCAAAACACAGAATGTCATAAATTGTCAATAACCGGCTCATTACAACCAAGAAGTACACCACTGCACttttaatgaaacattttgtggagaAAAATAACTCCAAAGTTGACTTGACAATGAATTCACGTCTTCAaacgttttctttctttgacttttAAACAATGAAAGACACTTCTCTCAGTATTTTCAAATCCATTTAGATCAGAGTGACATTGTGTTGGTCTTCGATTGCTTCTTCCACTTTGCGCAACACGTCCATAGATAACGTCATGATTCATCATACTCCATTTCACTAGCAGCCAAGCCAGGGATCTTCTCTGTTTTTCATGGAGACAAAGGCAACTTTCCTGTGCATTTCTGTTTGGTAGATCCGCCTGCAGCTCTCATAGTTCTTTCGCCGACGCTCGACGCAGGGCTTCTCGAAGAAGCGCTTGCGATTCACTGTTTCAATAATCCCATCCTTACTCAGGAGCCTGGAGTAAGTAGAGAAAACATGTGAATAGCTGAAACTTGGGGTTGCAATCAAGTCACTAACAGGTAAATGGAAATAGCAATACAAGTGACACTGGCAGACCACTTacaactgaaaatgaaaagtagTGCggcagaaaacatttaattcatgTAATACTTGCATTACTCTAGGGCTGTAACTAACttcataattattttcataaatCGTTTATTATGCCAATTAATTgatagattaatcaattaattgttaggtctataaaatgtcagacaatagaGAAAAATGTCAAACCCAGTTTCTAAAAGTCAAAgttctttaaatatcttgttttgtcagtctaAAACTCAAAGAGTTTCTGTTTAATAtggtataaaacagaaaatattacCTTGAAGTATGGATTTATGGATATTTCTTAAGTTAGGTTTGCACATGTTCTCTACAACACAAGAAAGCATCAAGACTGCTTACATCGACCAATACTTTACAGTACTtgtaattatcattattttaaatagattATTTAAACTGTACCTGGGTATTGGGTTTGAatcaaaatacacattaataaatcCAATCACCAGATATGGTTTGTGTgcagtatttgtttttctataataataataataataataataataataataataataataataatcatcattatACAGTAGGTCaaacaaatgtcatattttgCAATGTCAAGAACTCATCTGGTTGGACAAGCATAACAACCCCAATAACCTTCTAGTAAAAGGAAATAATTATCAACCGATGTCAATTTCTAAATTTggctcgggattaataaagtatctatctatctatcaatttAATCTCAAAAGGACATCAAGTCTGATGTTATTTCATCCTTCTTATTTTGTGACAgtgttaatgaaaataaaagcaggCTTTGAACATTTCTTAGTAATGTCtataatgaaattaaaattGTATCCAATGAAAATAAGTTAATATGGACATGAATgataatttctttttttttatataataatgagCTTCTTCAATTATTTCACGTGCTggttcatttacatattttagaaaatatattcatatgattatttatttcataatgccttaaaaaaatgtaaacactgaaTGTTTACAAACACATTATGCTGCATGAAAAATAGTATTATTTTTACTCCAGTTTCAATTTGAGATTCTTATTCTCAGTCGATGAATGTACACAATGTTATAATATTGCCAGAAATAGCGATTAAGACGCAGCAGACTTTAAACCCTTTTAATTTAGTGTTGGCGTTATCTTATTTACCTCTTTATGGATCTAACGAAATCCCTAAAACtatcaaaacatcaaaatgaCCGTAAACCGTGACACCACTGCGCAGGCGCAGCTCTGTGACATTGAGCGGAAAGCTAACAttaagttagctaacattagcttctCGTCCCCTACATAACAGCAAcctttataatatatttcatCTTAAAATCATGAGTTTAACCTGGTTAAAGTCTTGTACGCCCACTCAACGTCGCCGTCTTTGACCATCAGTGTCCGCGAAACGAACCGAAGGTGCCTCGACATGATGAGACCGGTGCTTGCTTAACACCCAACCGGCTGGAACCATGCAACTACAAGAGGTTCCGGATACAAGAAACTCTTAAATCAACGCTAGGTGACGCTTTTCCCCATTCTCGTGAATGGATATTGTCGTTTTAGAGTTTACCCTTTTCCAATTCTATATGTTTAGCAGCAAATGCCTttaaaatcaacaatacaatTGTATCATATCCACATATATTTGTAGTAacatttctgtatatatatttagtatcCTACCCTTCAGGCATTTATAATTCAGACACATGTAGGAATGTTTTGATCTATGCTTGGTATATGTGCACATACATCCTTTAAATTATTCAGTGTATTTTTACTAGACCTTATGATTTCCTGAGTACCATCATTTTACATTGTTTGGTAGGCCTATACATTGAAATATTCGGTCACATTGTTGGTTAAAAAGTCGAGGACAGGGCTGCCCCCAAGTAACGCACCACAGACGGGCCCCATGTACGAAGGCTGATTCCTTAGCAGCGTTCCCTCTCCACAGCACAGGGAGCAACAACAGTTATTGTAGTTTATATAAAGGGAGATTGCTTTCAGGGGAATCACAGATTAATGATACTACATCCGCTGTCATAGCAACAGGGACAGCGGTGTCCAGTGTTATCCTTTCATCAGGGccattctcctcttcttcttctcatccctGAGCTGCTGTTGTCCTCTGTGTGTTCTCAGTCTGAGGTCAGCCAGCGGTGAATGCTGGCCTGGATGGTATGTCTAATTTGCATTCAAAGGTGCTTTTAATGTTTCCCTTCTCTGTA
This region of Cottoperca gobio chromosome 11, fCotGob3.1, whole genome shotgun sequence genomic DNA includes:
- the mrps21 gene encoding small ribosomal subunit protein bS21m gives rise to the protein MSRHLRFVSRTLMVKDGDVEWAYKTLTRLLSKDGIIETVNRKRFFEKPCVERRRKNYESCRRIYQTEMHRKVAFVSMKNREDPWLGC